TCAGCCTCATTCCTGAATTCTACGAAGCCTTCACCAGTTGCTTTCCCATTGGGTCCATAAGCAATATAAATACTATCTTCCACAAtatccaactttttaaaaaaatcaatgacatgTTTGTTTTCCGCTTCAAATGGTAGCCCTTTCAAGTAAACACAAAAACCAGCCTCATGTGGTGATCTTGACCTTGACCTTTTCTGCCCACTGGGCGATTTTGACCTGGGAAGTGTCTGAGGAGGGGGATGGGTTTGTCCAGAAGGTCCTATACTTTGCTTAAAAGTGATATGGCCTCCAGCAGCTACCCACTGTCTCTCTGTGGCAGGACTAACTTCCACATAGCGTTGAATCATCagcattctgtttcttttcaaagCTTCAAATGTATCTTGAGGGGAGAGAAACTTAACCAATCCATTCCCATTATTTCGACCTACATGATCTTTCAACAAATGCACTGCATCAACACGGAGCCCATGGAAAAAATCTCTGACATCACTTTCCATTGCAGAAAAGGGCATTCCATGCACACTGACATATAGATCATCGGGGTTGATGGGAAGTGGTTTCACACTGCTTTGAGAGTTCATCTGGATAGGGTTAACAGGATTCAGTGGACCCAGAAACACAGGGTTCAGGTTATTGTTCAGATTCATAGGTGCTCCAGAGCCATTCATTCCAGCAGGCAGAGGTGCCACAGGTGGCGGGTTCAAGGGTGGCATGCCAGACATGGGTGGCAGTGGGGTCATGGGTGGCACAGAAGGGACTGGGGGAATTGGGGGCACAGGAGGCACCGGAGGCAATGTAGGTACTGGAGGAGGAACTGGTATTGGGGGAATGGACGGCATTGGTGGCAAAGATGGCATCGCTGGGATTGGAGGAATTGGTGGTGGTGGGACTGTGTTCATTGGAGACGCTGTGCTCGGAATGGTTGAGCTAAACGTTGGGCTCCCAAAAGAAGCCCCCATATTTGGAGGAGCCGATCCTATGCTGGCTGTGGAAAATGTCTGtatatttttgttgctttcatGAACAGACGTGGCGGCAGTAACTACACTGGGTGAAGGATTATTAAAGTTAGGTACTGTTGTAGGCAAGTTTACCCTGCCACTCATTCCTGAGCTAGGTGGAGGTCCTGATCTACTAGCATTTGCTGGTGGTATATCTAAGTTGGCAGTTTCAAAACGCCTACGACTCAGTTCAATCATATTCTGCATTTCTGTTTTACTACTCAACAAAAGTGTTACTTTTGACCCTTTAATTGTACCACCTGTGCGCATCATACCAAGCCTTGCATCTTCATCAGTGGCAAAAACGATGAAAGCCTCACCCAGTTCACCCCCTACAATATGCACGCCCCCATCAGGGATGGTCAATCCAGAGAAGAAGTGGCGAATGTCCATGGTCCCCGCCACAATTGGGAGACCTTGCAAACGGATGACCACAGCCATGCTGCGCTGAAACCACACACACCTGCAGATGAGAAAAGGCAACGGCCAGGTCAGACTCCTGTTTATCACACCAAGTTTTTAACTAAAAGAATGACCAGCTACCATATTAGGCCCTCAAATATACCCTCAAACTATCACAAGCAATgtaggttgtttttttatttgaatattctaAAAACTGAACATTATGGGCCATTTACAATGTAAAACCTAGACAATTTCAACTTCCAAAGGCATTAATTCTGTGAACAATTAGAAGTTCAGTGCCATGACTCAAAGGTTCAGGGAAAAAACCACCATAAGAAGTAGAATCACCAATAACATCATTCAGACCACTAATTATTCagtaagatttaaaagaaatgtgtaagTCAAATCAGGACACAAAGTTGAACAATCTGCAGGGGAAAAACATGCAAAGGATGTAgcaaagttaatatttaaaagtgGCTTAgcattttccttataaaaatgaCAACTGTAGAATTATCAGGGTCATTTTATAACACTCAGTCTCAGAAggcaaacagaaacagaaaactgcaATACtaatgaattataaataatacttaacAATAAAGTAGActcaagtttcaaaaaaaaaaaaaaaaaaaaaacggattcCATATTTCAACCTAAAACTCTTCAATGTGCATTACAGCTCCATTTATTAAGGAAAACTACACATGGAATTATTTATTACAAAGTTAACACATATAAAGAATCCAAAgtaaatactgaataaaatagCCAAAATCTTAGTTATCTAtattcatcactccaaaaagtaGAACCTGGTTGCAGTGCCATTCACCACAGctgttttaatttaaactcagATCCAAAGACTCATTTCCAAACTcaccataaaaataataacaataatacacacacacacacactctctctctctctctctcctccccaaaaGTCTTGTTTTCCCCAAAGAAGGAGGATAATGAAAAAAGGGTATTATCtcgttttgcttttgttttaaaaagaactagGGTATGAACTTTTATTCAGTGACTGTTATAGTCTCTATTCAACATAACTCCTGTGGAATTTCTGGGAGCTCACTGCTGTCCTTAAATAATGTCCCattctgaactttttcttttggAGATATTTCTCCCAGATTTAAgtaaaatttcagtatttcagtTCTTATGGCTTCCAAGAGCAAATTCAAGGGAAGCCCTTTGTAAAGCGGTATAAAATGAATTCTTGGGActggaaaatattaatttgaaatttatgtGATCAACAACATAGGGTGTTTTCCAAGCCATCTTATAAatcaacatttaaatataaaccaattaaactAGTTCTGTGACTTCAGAAAATTTATATGATTTGAGCTTTGGTTTTATCGCTTCTCAAATAGGAACATGAAAAGAGCAAAGTTTCCTGCTGAAAGCTCTAAGAATCCTGTAACTCCATGAAAGCAGTTTTTCCATGTCAAATATTGTGTGACTATTAATTTGATACAACAATACCTGTAATAATATCTCAACTATTATGACTGCTgtacacaaaacagaaatatgcTGTTTGGCTTCTACAGTtttctcacacacatacacaaaaataaaagccaCTTTCAAATTTAATCCAGAAAGATGGACTGGCAAACAGAAAATGCTCTTTGAGGGACCATTATAAAACActagaaatttgggggaaaagggaagcttttcatttttggtttgcAAGagtcaacaagaaaaataaatactaaaaaaataaatcacaccaACAAACTCTTTTCTTCGTATTTACTACTATTTAGCAGTCTATAGAGAAGCTCATCAAGAAGATTTCAAGACATTAAATCAAATTCTCATTCCCTACTGTCTGTAGCATATTGGCTACATGCAAAATTAAGACAGCATTCCTGTTCAACTTCAAAAAATGCTTAATCACTTTATCACATCTTGGGTAAGTAATCTAGGCACCCAAAACAACTTGAGAGATAGAAAGATGTTAGTTTGCACTGGGACACTAAAATGGCAATCTGATACAGTCCCAAGAACACAAAAATTAAACACAGGGCTAAAGTGACATACACAATGATTCTTCAAAAACCATCTGCTACTAAGAGAAGGGCTTTAGTTAAAGTCTGCACAAGGTACATATGAAAACATGATATTGAAAAATCTGCCCAGATTACCAGTTAGAAAAGGGCTGAGAATTAAACCAAAGAACACATGAATTATTCATAAAGCCatctaaagagaaaaacagtttttaGGTTCTGAAAAAATATGAAGTAATATCTGCTATTCTTCTAAGTGCCTATTTGACTGGTAAGTCATTTCAACTATCTTGAGCCTACCTTTGTTATGTAACAAGAGGGTTAGAGTCCAATCACTTAATTCCATCTAAAGTCAAAATAGGTACTCTAAAACATAGAACCCATTCTCTACACATTTACCTCtaaggaatattaaaaaaccaTACCAATAACAAGCACCTACATTTGCAATTAGCCTGGAATGCTacactgaggaagaaaaaaaaaaaaaacacagcctaCTGCCTAATAATCAGCAATTCAGCAAAAGAATGCATCCATAAAAAACTGAACCCCGAAGAAAGCAACAACTGTTCAAGGCACCCAGtccaccccatccccatccctcagaaaagactttaaaaaaagaaagaaagaaaatcccccACAATTCAGTTACTACACGTATTTTCATGTTACTAAATAAgctgtctcattttattttgaataaaaacaaaccttCTATTCAAAATCTCTTACCTGATAAAACAAGAGATGTATTTTCTTAACAAGAAGTAGAGGCCAAGTCAATCCTGTGGGCAACCAATTAAAACCAACTTTTAGACTGCAATAGAGAATAAATGGAGGCAAAAATCAATGCAGGAAACACAAAACAACACGCACAGGCCACACTGAACTGTACATTATGAAGGCGAGTCTGAAACCACCAGAGTACTTCATTAgaatgcatattaaaaaaaaagacagagaaagaaagaaaaacacgtGTACCAAAATCCCACACATGCGTTACTTGGTATTGCTTTCAAATTTGGTATCtctcaaaacatatatatttacatatatcaaGAATGTGCCATAAATTAGTCCAAGAATGAAtcaattaaaaactaaaacagtCATAAACCTCAGCTTCACAGCTGGTAATTACTTTTATCACTTGATGATCAAACCAGTCCAGAAAATTCCCTAATACAAGTCCGACTACAACCTATTTCCTCAGGTCCCACCAAACACTTGATGAAAAAGCACAAGTTCACACATAAACAGTTCCAAGACAAATGACAAAATCATCAATTCAAGGGTACTTATGGAAATTCTTGCAGTtgctctttcaaaatattttcctttgtaccAAAATAGCATCAAGCACCAAGAAACATAAATGAAGTGACAATTCAGGCTGTAATGATTAATTCCTACTTAAAACCATTGGGGTtcaaaatcttaaggaaaagtgCTTTTTCTTCTAACACCAAAACTGTTCCaagaaacttgtaaaaaaaaaaaaaaaaaaacccctaaaaatgGCATATTAAGAAGACTTCCCAAAGTAAAAATGAGTCACTTATCTCTTACTGGAATTTCTCCCAAATCAGTGAAGTTGTGAACAATTCACAAGCAATATATAAAACCAAATAATTAGACAACTATATgcaaaagatcattttttaattcagagaaagaagaaaatcgtCACTGTTAAGTATAAAGATACCAACAGAACACTACTTAGAATGATgctcgttttttgtttttttttttaattttatttatttatttgtcagagagagagagggagagcaagcacaggcagacagaatggcaggcagaggcagagggagaagcaggctccctgatgagcaaggagcccgatgtgggactcgatcccaggacgctgggatcatgacctgagccgaaggcagctgcttaaccaactgagccacccaggcgtcccagaatgaTGCTCATTTTTAAACTATCTTTCAAGTTCGAGATATCACCTGTAAGCTTAATATTCATCACCAAAAAGTAAAACGTATTAAAAAATTCTAGTGTTActccaatttttttctaaaggacaAGCTAAACATCTTCTAGACAGCTACTCAAATTACTGAAGAGTAAGATTGTTTTGCCACAAAAGCTACATACGTATGTCATAAACAAGCCTTTCAAAAGCCCAAAGCActgcattaattttttatatgttgtaCAAATCAGTTCTAATTAGGTCTAAAGAGTTTTAAAACTCCTTAAAAGACACACCTAGAAGTTTATCTAACAGGTCACAAAGGGAAACttgaaatacaaaaaaagcaTGCTTTTAGGTAAAGGCTATGCTCAATGAGGAAGAGCATGAATTCTGCAATATTGTTTTCTAAACATTCAAGTTTGACTCTATAACCAACAGAACCACAGTAGTTTCCTAGTTAAGCATTTAAGTTTAACATATGATCCGCCATTGGAAATTCCAATTCAAAGGGTCTGGTATGGGGCCAGGATAAGTGCCCTGAAGGGAAACAAACAGGTTCCTCAGCCTCTTCCTTTCCACACCCAAGAAAACTCCAAATGTCCATCTGGATAGGAAAAAGTTTAGAGTCAGCTAGTTATGCCCAAAGGGAACAACATTAGACCTACTATCAAAAATTTCTAAAGGGTTCCCAGAAGTTACTGTGACAAGAAGGAAGTCTCATGtcacaagaaaaagtttaagTTCCAGCTGAATTCAGCAAATGCCTCATTCAAATTTTACGTTGttcaatttaaagtaaaaaaatcaacCCATGGGCGCTgggtgagttaagcctctgcctttggctcaggttgtcacccaggatcctgggatcgagcccctcatctggctctctgcttggcggggagcctgctacctccccaccccccgcctgcttgtgatctctgtcaaataaataaaatctttttaaaaaaaaatcaatctagaaataaattcatgaatCTTATCTATTTAAGCAAAGGGGAAGGCCCGCATCAACCCATACCAAAGAAAAGTACTTCAGGCTTGAAGCTAAAACTTCACAACTCTTGGTGTTATGCTTCTTCCTTGATATGGACAACGTAAATAGAAACTGAGACTGAAGAAGTACTTTTGTTCTCAACCCCCCCCCTTTGTAAAGAGCACAATAATTTAATAAGAGGCACCACTGTTCTCTAGGAACTACTCATTCCTGTGTTCTAAGTGTCAGCTAGCAACAGAATGCAGGATCCCAAAATGAAAATTCCACTCCAACCACCTAAGACTTGGTGAATTTTAGTTAGAAGGATAAGACAACCAATTGTATGCAACAAAACATCTAACACACGTTTTACCTATTTATAAAGTATCAAGgtacaaaggagaaaatgggCCTGATTTGCCATTGAATTCGCTGATCTATATCAGAAGAtctagctcactttagggtacaggttgaaaaggcg
The window above is part of the Lutra lutra chromosome 9, mLutLut1.2, whole genome shotgun sequence genome. Proteins encoded here:
- the LOC125108245 gene encoding RNA-binding protein 12 isoform X1 → MAVVIRLQGLPIVAGTMDIRHFFSGLTIPDGGVHIVGGELGEAFIVFATDEDARLGMMRTGGTIKGSKVTLLLSSKTEMQNMIELSRRRFETANLDIPPANASRSGPPPSSGMSGRVNLPTTVPNFNNPSPSVVTAATSVHESNKNIQTFSTASIGSAPPNMGASFGSPTFSSTIPSTASPMNTVPPPPIPPIPAMPSLPPMPSIPPIPVPPPVPTLPPVPPVPPIPPVPSVPPMTPLPPMSGMPPLNPPPVAPLPAGMNGSGAPMNLNNNLNPVFLGPLNPVNPIQMNSQSSVKPLPINPDDLYVSVHGMPFSAMESDVRDFFHGLRVDAVHLLKDHVGRNNGNGLVKFLSPQDTFEALKRNRMLMIQRYVEVSPATERQWVAAGGHITFKQSIGPSGQTHPPPQTLPRSKSPSGQKRSRSRSPHEAGFCVYLKGLPFEAENKHVIDFFKKLDIVEDSIYIAYGPNGKATGEGFVEFRNEADYKAALCRHKQYMGNRFIQVHPITKKGMLEKIDMIRKRLQNFSYDQREMMLNPEGDVSSAKVCAHITNIPFSITKMDVLQFLEGIPVDENAVHVLVDNNGQGLGQALVQFKNEDDARKSERLHRKKLNGREAFVHVVTLEDMREIEKNPPAQGKKGLKMPVPGNPTVPGMPNVGMPSAGMPGAGIPGAGMPGAGMPGAGMPGAGVPGAGVPGAGVPGSGVPGAGVPGAGVPGAGVPGAGMPGAGGEEHAFLTVGSKEANNGPPFNFPGNFGGSNAFGPPLPPPGLGGAFGDARPGMPSVGNSGLPGLGLDVPGFGGGPNNLSGPGFGGGPQNFGNGPGSLGGPPGFGSGPPGLGSAPGHLSGPPAFGPGPGPGPGPIHIGGPPGFGSSSGKPGPTVIKVQNMPFTVSIDEILDFFYGYQVIPGSVCLKYNEKGMPTGEAMVAFESRDEATAAVIDLNDRPIGSRKVKLVLG